Proteins encoded in a region of the Triticum dicoccoides isolate Atlit2015 ecotype Zavitan chromosome 3A, WEW_v2.0, whole genome shotgun sequence genome:
- the LOC119271330 gene encoding uncharacterized protein LOC119271330, whose product MKLLAEVDRRGTPRRVVYAEAGKDVVDFLLTFLTLPIGTVVKLLRRNSMPMVGCVGNLYGSVEELPDDFICHRDARAAKDTLLRPAGGRLPLLTNAGSSSSSTGGFVRAGVTYEVMDDLEIAPRSNVDFITNLNRDIGCLQRKTVRVGDTEGLQILRASLKSKTVLTDVFLRTNTPSPSPRALTAG is encoded by the exons ATGAAGCTGCTGGCGGAGGTGGACAGGCGCGGCACGCCCAGGCGCGTGGTGTACGCCGAGGCCGGCAAGGACGTCGTCGACTTCCTCCTCACCTTCCTCACCTTGCCGATCGGCACGGTCGTCAAGCTGCTCAGGAGGAACTCCATGCCCATGGTAGGCTGCGTCGGCAACCTGTACGGCAGCGTCGAGGAGCTCCCCGACGACTTCATCTGCCACAGGGACGCCAGGGCCGCCAAGGACACCCTGCTCAGGCCCGCCGGCGGCAGGCTTCCCCTGCTCACGAACGCGGGGTCGTCGTCGTCCAGCACCGGCGGCTTTGTGAGGGCGGGCGTGACGTACGAGGTCATGGACGACCTCGAGATTGCTCCCAGGTCTAACGTCGATTTCATCACCAACCTCAACAGGGACATCGGCTGTCTCCAGAGGAAGACTGTCCGAGTTGGCGACACCGAG GGTCTCCAGATACTGAGGGCGTCACTCAAGTCGAAGACGGTCCTCACCGACGTCTTCCTTCGGACGAACACTCCGAGTCCGAGTCCGAGGGCCTTAACCGCAGGGTGA